A genomic stretch from Deltaproteobacteria bacterium includes:
- a CDS encoding GTP-binding protein, with the protein MSEHLRNICIIAHVDHGKTTLVDHLLKQAGTFQAHENTADRMMDSDSQERERGITISAKNACFWLGDVKVNVVDTPGHADFGGEVERIMDMVDGAILLVDAVEGPLPQTRFVLQKAIEKNLKVILCINKVDRPEAVGSTLVAECVDKAFDLFVELGASEEQCEFPIIYACARQGWCTGDQNAIPQYLEGGGDRSLKALYDEIIKIPAPATDPTAEVQLLVSNIAYSEYLGTLALGRVAMGTVRKAQELLRHGVNEKGEPVIKKFQVTRLLSYDGMKQIEIDKLEAGDIGLIAGSEYLEIGDTLSGLNGKALKRIKVEEPTMRMIFSINTTPNSGKEGKAIQSRELRQRLLNETRNNVALRLEDTEVPDQFYVLGRGELQFGVLIEKMRREGFEFMVGRPNVLMRTENGVKLEPFEKLTLDLPEAYSGDVTKMYQQRKGVLLAYEAATVTGNEEQRVRLTFEIPTRGILGTNSMYKTATRGGGLISSEPLGYRPHVGLIAHRLCGSLIADRTGKTTEYALSSVQERGVLFIGEGVEVYEGMIIGECAKDNDLNVNPIKPKKLTNIRTTSSDGLTNLYGIKKMSLERCIEWIDDDEWIEVTPKSVRLRKKILAGNMRGLRKTE; encoded by the coding sequence ATGTCCGAGCATTTACGCAATATCTGTATCATTGCCCACGTTGACCACGGCAAGACGACATTGGTAGACCACCTGCTGAAACAGGCGGGCACGTTCCAAGCGCACGAAAATACTGCCGATCGCATGATGGACTCGGACTCGCAAGAGCGGGAGCGGGGGATCACCATCTCGGCTAAAAATGCCTGTTTTTGGCTCGGTGATGTGAAAGTAAACGTAGTCGATACCCCGGGTCACGCCGACTTCGGTGGTGAGGTTGAGCGGATCATGGACATGGTCGACGGTGCTATTTTGCTCGTCGACGCCGTCGAGGGACCGCTGCCGCAGACGCGCTTTGTATTGCAAAAGGCGATCGAGAAGAACCTCAAGGTTATCCTTTGCATCAATAAGGTAGACCGTCCTGAGGCTGTTGGTAGCACGCTTGTTGCTGAGTGTGTGGATAAGGCTTTCGACCTATTTGTGGAGCTCGGTGCCTCGGAAGAGCAGTGCGAATTCCCAATTATTTATGCTTGCGCGCGTCAGGGTTGGTGTACCGGTGATCAGAATGCCATCCCGCAGTACCTCGAGGGTGGCGGCGATCGCAGCCTGAAGGCGCTCTACGACGAAATTATCAAAATTCCGGCGCCTGCAACCGATCCAACGGCAGAGGTGCAGCTCCTCGTCTCCAACATTGCCTACTCCGAGTATCTTGGCACTCTGGCACTCGGGCGTGTGGCTATGGGCACCGTACGTAAAGCACAGGAGCTGCTGCGTCACGGCGTTAACGAGAAGGGCGAGCCTGTTATCAAGAAGTTTCAGGTCACGCGGCTCCTGTCCTACGACGGGATGAAGCAGATCGAGATTGATAAACTCGAGGCGGGTGACATTGGTCTCATCGCTGGATCCGAGTACTTGGAGATTGGTGACACGCTAAGCGGTCTCAACGGTAAGGCGCTTAAGCGCATTAAGGTTGAAGAACCAACCATGCGCATGATCTTCTCCATCAACACCACGCCTAACTCGGGCAAAGAAGGCAAGGCTATCCAATCGCGTGAGTTGCGTCAGCGTCTGCTGAACGAGACGCGCAACAACGTGGCACTCCGTCTTGAAGATACAGAGGTGCCAGACCAGTTCTACGTACTTGGACGTGGTGAGTTGCAATTTGGCGTCCTGATCGAGAAGATGCGCCGCGAGGGCTTCGAATTCATGGTCGGCCGTCCCAACGTGTTGATGCGTACGGAAAACGGCGTCAAGCTCGAGCCTTTCGAGAAGTTGACTCTGGATCTACCTGAGGCCTACTCAGGTGATGTGACCAAAATGTATCAGCAGCGCAAAGGCGTGCTCCTCGCCTACGAGGCGGCAACTGTGACTGGTAACGAAGAGCAACGCGTCAGGCTCACCTTTGAAATCCCGACACGTGGCATTTTAGGTACCAACTCCATGTACAAAACGGCTACCCGTGGCGGCGGCTTGATTAGCTCCGAACCTCTGGGCTACCGACCACACGTAGGGCTGATTGCGCACCGTCTGTGCGGTAGTTTGATTGCCGATCGTACTGGTAAAACCACCGAGTATGCATTGTCGTCGGTGCAGGAGCGTGGTGTTCTCTTTATCGGTGAGGGTGTGGAAGTTTATGAAGGTATGATCATCGGTGAATGCGCTAAGGACAACGACCTTAACGTCAATCCGATTAAACCGAAAAAGCTGACTAACATCAGGACCACGAGCTCCGATGGTTTGACAAACCTTTACGGCATCAAAAAGATGAGCCTAGAGCGTTGTATCGAGTGGATCGACGACGATGAGTGGATTGAAGTAACGCCTAAGTCCGTGCGTCTACGCAAAAAGATCCTCGCAGGCAACATGCGTGGCCTACGCAAAACTGAGTGA
- a CDS encoding type II secretion system protein gives MFTGAKSRKAEQGFSLVELMIVVAIIGVLAALAVPKFQSFQAKAKQSEAKSNLSHIYTLELSYYGDQDKYNKNLQEIGFWGSDKKLPGHPRYNYDADTQNADANFIATATATKNSIIAADCQFKDLWEINDKKELKVKDDCVSGKKGIDRPG, from the coding sequence ATGTTTACCGGAGCAAAATCAAGAAAAGCAGAGCAAGGCTTCAGCTTGGTTGAATTAATGATCGTCGTCGCGATCATAGGCGTGCTTGCGGCTTTGGCGGTACCGAAGTTCCAGAGTTTCCAGGCTAAGGCTAAGCAGTCGGAGGCTAAGTCGAACTTATCGCATATTTATACGCTCGAGCTTAGCTACTATGGCGACCAAGATAAGTACAACAAGAATTTGCAGGAAATTGGATTCTGGGGAAGTGATAAGAAACTACCTGGACACCCACGGTACAACTACGACGCGGATACGCAAAACGCCGATGCTAATTTCATTGCCACCGCTACGGCCACAAAGAACTCCATTATCGCCGCAGACTGCCAATTCAAGGACCTCTGGGAGATTAACGATAAGAAAGAGCTGAAAGTGAAAGATGACTGTGTCAGCGGTAAAAAGGGCATCGACAGACCTGGATGA
- a CDS encoding NAD+ synthetase, whose product MELLRVAGATVNQTPLDFNGNRDRIITLIESAKAGGVELLCLPELCLTGYGCEDTFFSLATAAAAEAALIEILPHTRGITVLLGLPHVYYGALYNCAVMVQDGAILGLNAKRVLPREGVHYEPRWFRPWPFGKVVDTVLAGKRVPLGDIRYRFGSLGVAVEICEEAWDSVPASAAHADAVQLVLNPSASHFALSKYAKREHLVANSSRSLRVSYVYTNLLGLEAGRIIYDGGVLIAEAGEIVTRGARFGFHDGELTCRDINPELASLNKLTGKPVREPEAKGPGTASGDDAIRAEVVARDPRDVRRSSGQPAVTKSTQQVSRCATSSYRPLTRHEEFLFAEMLGLFDYMRKTRSKGYVVSLSGGCDSACCAVLVAQMLAASVAALGLEATCARLHLPKPHQGTGVKELIASALVCIYQSTAHSGPVTHSAAQALAEELGATWYDASVQPMVEAYVKAAEGLLQRPLTWAADDLSLQNIQARARAPLAWLIANVRQSILLTTSNRSEAAVGYATMDGDTAGGLAPLAGIDKLFLREWLRWAEHSCVDGLGHIAALAAVNAQAPTAELRPPSATQRDEDDLMPYAILERIERYLVRDHLGADDILATLRFDFPQIEPKVLTGYLNKFFALWSRNQWKRERYAPAFHIDDESLDPKTWCRFPILSTPFQVGDGGGMRKSSVK is encoded by the coding sequence ATGGAACTGCTGCGGGTTGCTGGCGCAACAGTAAATCAAACACCACTTGATTTTAACGGTAACCGAGATCGCATCATCACCCTGATTGAGTCGGCCAAGGCCGGTGGGGTCGAGCTCCTGTGCCTGCCAGAACTTTGCCTGACGGGCTACGGGTGCGAAGATACTTTTTTTAGTCTGGCCACGGCGGCTGCGGCCGAGGCGGCTCTGATCGAAATCCTGCCACACACGCGCGGTATCACCGTGCTCCTAGGTTTGCCGCACGTATATTACGGGGCGCTTTATAACTGCGCCGTCATGGTACAAGACGGTGCCATACTCGGGCTTAATGCTAAGCGCGTCCTGCCACGCGAGGGCGTCCATTACGAGCCGCGTTGGTTTAGACCGTGGCCCTTTGGCAAAGTGGTCGATACGGTGCTGGCGGGCAAGCGCGTGCCGCTGGGCGATATTCGGTACCGCTTTGGTAGCCTCGGCGTCGCTGTCGAGATTTGTGAAGAAGCCTGGGACAGTGTGCCGGCATCGGCAGCTCATGCCGACGCGGTGCAACTCGTACTTAATCCGAGCGCCTCCCATTTTGCTCTGAGCAAGTACGCAAAACGAGAGCATCTCGTAGCCAACAGTAGTCGGTCGCTACGTGTTAGTTACGTCTACACAAACCTGCTCGGACTAGAGGCTGGTCGCATTATTTATGACGGCGGCGTCCTCATAGCTGAGGCTGGTGAGATTGTTACACGCGGGGCACGTTTTGGTTTCCACGATGGGGAGCTGACCTGTCGTGACATTAATCCTGAGCTGGCCAGTCTGAATAAATTGACGGGGAAGCCCGTGCGTGAGCCTGAGGCCAAAGGTCCAGGCACAGCTAGCGGCGATGACGCAATCAGGGCAGAGGTTGTCGCCAGAGACCCGCGTGACGTCCGGCGCAGCAGTGGTCAACCGGCCGTGACTAAGTCGACGCAGCAAGTATCGCGCTGTGCGACTAGCTCCTACCGGCCGTTGACGCGTCACGAGGAATTTCTTTTTGCCGAGATGCTCGGACTTTTTGATTACATGCGCAAGACGCGGAGTAAAGGCTACGTGGTGTCGCTCAGTGGGGGCTGTGACTCTGCTTGCTGTGCCGTGCTCGTGGCCCAGATGCTCGCGGCCTCGGTCGCTGCCCTTGGTCTTGAGGCAACCTGTGCGCGTCTCCACCTACCCAAGCCTCACCAAGGCACGGGTGTTAAAGAGCTAATCGCATCTGCCTTGGTCTGCATTTACCAGAGTACAGCGCACAGTGGTCCAGTGACTCACAGCGCCGCGCAAGCACTTGCCGAGGAACTCGGAGCAACATGGTATGACGCCTCCGTTCAACCGATGGTGGAAGCTTACGTCAAGGCAGCTGAGGGTTTACTGCAACGCCCTTTGACCTGGGCTGCAGATGATCTCAGTCTGCAAAATATCCAGGCGCGTGCTCGTGCCCCTCTGGCGTGGTTGATAGCGAATGTGCGGCAGTCCATTTTGCTTACCACTAGTAACCGCAGTGAAGCGGCTGTGGGTTATGCGACTATGGACGGTGACACAGCTGGTGGCCTCGCACCGCTCGCGGGGATTGATAAGCTTTTCCTCCGCGAATGGCTGCGCTGGGCCGAGCACAGCTGCGTGGACGGCCTAGGACACATTGCGGCTTTGGCAGCCGTCAACGCGCAGGCACCCACGGCAGAGCTCAGGCCGCCCAGCGCCACGCAACGTGACGAGGATGACCTCATGCCCTACGCTATCCTTGAGCGTATTGAGCGCTATTTGGTGCGTGATCATCTGGGGGCTGACGACATCTTGGCGACGCTCCGCTTTGATTTCCCGCAAATCGAGCCCAAGGTGCTGACGGGTTACCTCAATAAGTTTTTCGCCCTGTGGTCCCGAAATCAGTGGAAACGGGAGCGCTACGCACCCGCTTTCCACATAGATGACGAAAGTTTGGATCCCAAAACCTGGTGTAGGTTCCCAATTTTGAGCACACCCTTTCAGGTTGGGGATGGCGGCGGGATGCGGAAGTCATCCGTTAAATGA